The bacterium genome window below encodes:
- a CDS encoding type II toxin-antitoxin system VapB family antitoxin produces the protein MLRTNIELDEKLVDEAMQLTDKKTKKELVNYALQELVSGLKRKKILELEGKVEWTGSLSEMRKSRS, from the coding sequence ATGTTAAGGACAAATATCGAACTTGACGAAAAGCTGGTCGATGAGGCCATGCAGCTTACCGACAAAAAGACCAAAAAGGAGCTTGTAAATTACGCCCTCCAGGAACTCGTAAGTGGTTTGAAGAGGAAAAAAATTCTCGAGCTCGAAGGCAAGGTAGAATGGACGGGTAGCCTTAGTGAAATGAGAAAAAGCAGGTCATGA